DNA from Sulfodiicoccus acidiphilus:
CATAGAGGACACAATGAGGGCCGTGGAGTCCTTCATGGGTCCCGTGTTTAAGGAGACGGTTCCCTTCGTAGCCGGGGGGGACCACTCCATCACTCTCTCCCTCCTAAGGTCCGTTCACGGGGCCCACGGTAAGGTCAACCTCATACACTTCGACTCCCACTACGACTTCTGGGACAACCACTGGGGCAAGAAGTACACCCACGGCACCTGGCTGAGGAGAGCTATTGAGGAGGGGCTAGTCAATAGGGTAATACAGGTGGGAATAAGGGGATCCGTTTACTCCCATCAGGATAAGGACGACGGAAGGAAGTTGGGAGTGACTTCCCTCGACGTTAGGGTCGTCAAATCTAATCTCCCTGCGACTCTAGAAGCCCTGAACTCCCTCTCAGGCAAGACCTACATCTCCTTCGACATAGACGCAGTGGACCCCGCCTTCGCCCCCGGCACAGGTACACCCGAAGTCGGAGGATTTACGAGCTACGAGGCACTAGAAATCGTTAGGTCCCTCAAGCTTCAGTTGGTCGGCTTCGACGTCGTAGAAGTTGCGCCTCCCTACGACGTTAGCGAGCTCACCTCGATGTTGGCGGCCAACCTCGTGTACGAGGCTATGAGTGTGGTCGCTAAGGGGAGGAAGAGGTGAGGCTCCTAGATGTGAAGAGGGACGAGGTGGGGGGAGTGGGGCTCCTTCCCACTGGGAGCCTTGAGCAACACGGCCCCCACCTCCCCATGGGGACGGACTGTATACTTTCCCAGTACGTGGCGGAAGAGGCCGCCAAGGAAGTTCCAGAGTCCCTCCTCTTTCCAGCCCTCTGTTACGGCGTTTCCCTGGAGCATCAGGGGTTTCCTTACGTTGGAGTGAGCGGGGAGACCTTCATGAAGTTGGTGAGGGAAGTGTTGGAGACCTCGACTTCAGCTGGGGTGAGGAGGACTGTGATAGTCAACGGGCACGGGGGAAACGAGCCCTACTTGAAGGTGGTACAGAGGGAGTTCAATTTCTCCCATAGAGAGGCCAAGGTCTACGTACATAATCTGGCGACCTAC
Protein-coding regions in this window:
- the speB gene encoding agmatinase; the encoded protein is MRQIDALKSPRFAQISTFARLPRCSDPSEGAVFVGVPFDDATTYRPGARFGPSGIRDGSRLLRPYNPFLEVYPFDELNACDAGDVDTVPGHIEDTMRAVESFMGPVFKETVPFVAGGDHSITLSLLRSVHGAHGKVNLIHFDSHYDFWDNHWGKKYTHGTWLRRAIEEGLVNRVIQVGIRGSVYSHQDKDDGRKLGVTSLDVRVVKSNLPATLEALNSLSGKTYISFDIDAVDPAFAPGTGTPEVGGFTSYEALEIVRSLKLQLVGFDVVEVAPPYDVSELTSMLAANLVYEAMSVVAKGRKR
- a CDS encoding creatininase family protein; protein product: MRLLDVKRDEVGGVGLLPTGSLEQHGPHLPMGTDCILSQYVAEEAAKEVPESLLFPALCYGVSLEHQGFPYVGVSGETFMKLVREVLETSTSAGVRRTVIVNGHGGNEPYLKVVQREFNFSHREAKVYVHNLATYGGDLHAGVRETSELYVVNRELVDSERMRSVDPSFREGIFERLGVKEATKDGVADSSGRLVVDEELGRRMLRTDVLRVVSLVREFLKELKGTA